In one Cercospora beticola chromosome 1, complete sequence genomic region, the following are encoded:
- a CDS encoding uncharacterized protein (BUSCO:EOG09263H0Y): MSFAGTSAASSSSNAIGTGQRSLLTPSPSSPPSPAPEGEDSGPRRNGEHEWRVGAVKPSEPVRRGSEATALSPAALHDLTSSPDSLPLRSLDDDTPLPALDEAMASDHWHDAPSRQQAKEQQQPPQPQPSTGASSPSAADSPAPSPHATQRRHSSVRTSRARAQLAPLKIDDQADPRGSGLRRGSSHTHRQTSPIPAVLPVPPMSLPTHLHLELASERPSALYLHRSATSDFPYETSAVKFERLHNFLMLPPQLEQVLVFGAIACLDAWLYTFTILPLRFLNALMILLQWMGGNAIQEVQDIAGFVYEGLGRMWRRRRRLDQHDRKASSSSQRPNDGDAQSSKDTYDGVPSDARLPHVSQPTADHDHPMPSKRKARKPSNVFRHRRTRSTPSILLPSHKADLLQGLLIVTSCVALMWFDASRTYHSIRGQAAIKLYVIYNVLEVFDRLLSAVGQDILECLFSRETLERNPDGRSKISRPFWMFLLALLYVIGHSTALFYQVVTLNVAVNSYSNALLTLLMSNQFVEIKGTVFKKFEKENLFQLTCADIVERFQLWLMLLIIALRNIVEVGGLSISLSAAFSDESSASPSSSNNATGFPLLSGLVIPKAFTLMPTWTGEVLGPFLIVLGSEALVDWCKHAYISKFNNVKPNIYGRFLDVLAKDYYSHAFVDQNLTKRLGLPIIPLSCLFIRSMVQTYHMFLATHMPPPIPASATSLSLEAETTDTSSVIMVALHNFDNVLRRALGTSTFGAGNHAGSTYAWWTLDDFIALATMVIFFLVIYLVFLALKLILGMVLLSYSRNRYRDMKTREDQPIDTYGRRVGGWGAVEVDEDKRRWIYEDDPGNLAKLKEKESRGRQKADQTALKLDNVDRYTMVAKRIW, translated from the coding sequence ATGTCGTTCGCCGGCACGAgtgcagccagcagcagtagcaatGCTATCGGCACCGGCCAGCGCTCTCTGCTCACACCTTCTCCATCCTCACCCCCTTCACCAGCCCCGGAGGGAGAGGATAGCGGGCCACGACGCAATGGCGAGCACGAATGGCGCGTCGGCGCGGTGAAGCCTTCGGAGCCTGTCCGTAGAGGCAGTGAGGCCACTGCTCTCAGCCCTGCCGCTTTACACGATCTCACCTCGTCACCCGACTCACTACCTCTGCGCTCGCTCGACGATGACACTCCGCTCCCTGCGCTGGACGAGGCAATGGCCAGCGACCACTGGCACGACGCACCTTCCCGTCAGCAGGCtaaggagcagcagcagccacctcAACCACAACCGTCGACCGGTGCATCTTCGCCGTCGGCGGCTGACTCGCCTGCGCCCTCGCCACATGCCACGCAGCGCCGCCATTCATCGGTGCGGACTTCGCGAGCGAGAGCGCAGCTTGCTCCGCTCAAGATCGATGATCAAGCGGACCCCAGAGGCAGCGGTCTGCGCAGAGGATCGTCGCATACGCACCGTCAAACTTCGCCCATACCGGCCGTGCTGCCTGTGCCGCCCATGTCCCTACCCACGCACTTACATCTCGAGCTGGCATCGGAGCGGCCTTCCGCTCTCTACCTTCACCGATCCGCCACAAGTGACTTTCCCTACGAGACGTCGGCGGTCAAGTTTGAGCGACTGCACAATTTTCTCATGCTTCCGCCCCAGCTGGAACAAGTCTTGGTCTTTGGCGCTATCGCGTGTCTAGATGCGTGGCTCTATACCTTCACCATCTTGCCACTCCGCTTCCTCAATGCCCTCATGATTCTGCTACAATGGATGGGTGGTAATGCCATCCAAGAGGTTCAAGATATAGCTGGATTCGTCTATGAGGGGTTGGGGCGGATGTGGCGGCGTCGGCGACGATTAGACCAACACGATCGGAAAGCCTCTTCCTCCAGTCAAAGGCCCAATGACGGAGACGCGCAATCGAGCAAGGATACATACGATGGCGTTCCGAGCGACGCCCGGCTCCCTCATGTCTCGCAGCCGACTGCAGACCACGATCACCCCATGCCGTCAAAACGCAAGGCTCGTAAGCCATCGAATGTCTTCCGCCATCGGCGTACACGGTCGACGCCATCGATACTTCTTCCCAGTCACAAGGCCGACCTACTTCAGGGTCTCCTCATCGTAACCAGTTGCGTTGCGCTCATGTGGTTTGATGCAAGCCGGACATATCACTCAATTAGAGGACAGGCTGCCATTAAACTTTACGTCATATACAATGTTCTCGAGGTCTTCGACCGCTTGCTGTCTGCAGTTGGTCAAGACATTCTCGAGTGCTTGTTCTCGCGCGAGACCCTGGAGCGCAATCCCGATGGCCGTAGTAAGATCTCCCGGCCATTTTGGATGTTTCTGCTTGCTCTCCTCTATGTCATCGGCCATTCCACGGCCTTGTTCTACCAGGTCGTCACCCTGAACGTTGCAGTCAACTCCTACTCTAACGCTCTCCTGACCTTGCTTATGAGCAATCAATTTGTCGAAATTAAGGGCACAGTGTTCAAGAaattcgagaaggagaaccTATTCCAACTCACCTGCGCCGATATCGTGGAGCGCTTTCAACTGTGGCTTATGCTGCTGATTATAGCGTTGCGCAACATCGTTGAAGTTGGTGGCCTCAGCATCAGTCTCAGTGCCGCCTTCAGTGACGAGAGCTCTGCTAGCCCATCGTCAAGCAACAACGCGACTGGGTTTCCGCTGCTTTCGGGTCTCGTCATTCCGAAGGCCTTCACCTTGATGCCTACCTGGACAGGAGAAGTCCTCGGTCCTTTTCTCATTGTGCTTGGCAGCGAGGCGCTGGTCGATTGGTGCAAGCATGCCTATATTTCGAAGTTCAACAACGTGAAACCAAACATATACGGGCGCTTTCTAGATGTCTTGGCAAAAGACTACTATTCTCATGCGTTCGTGGACCAAAACCTTACGAAGAGGCTCGGCTTACCTATCATCCCTCTCAGCTGTCTGTTCATCCGATCGATGGTTCAAACATACCACATGTTCCTGGCCACTCATATGCCGCCGCCAATCCCAGCCAGTGCGACATCATTGTCCCTCGAGGCTGAGACCACAGATACGTCGTCGGTCATCATGGTTGCACTGCACAATTTTGATAATGTGCTGCGTCGAGCTCTCGGTACATCCACTTTTGGGGCCGGAAACCACGCAGGATCGACATACGCTTGGTGGACTTTGGACGACTTCATAGCGCTCGCCACGATGGTCATATTCTTCCTGGTCATCTATCTCGTTTTCCTGGCACTCAAGCTGATATTGGGGATGGTTCTATTATCGTATTCCCGGAACCGTTACCGTGACATGAAGACTAGAGAGGATCAACCTATCGACACTTACGGTCGAAGGGTTGGCGGGTGGGGAGCGGTGGAGGTCGATGAAGACAAGCGTCGCTGGATCTACGAAGATGATCCTGGGAATCTGGCTAAGctcaaagagaaggagagcagAGGCCGTCAGAAAGCCGATCAAACGGCGTTGAAGCTTGATAACGTTGATCGCTACACAATGGTTGCCAAAAGGATATGGTAG
- a CDS encoding uncharacterized protein (BUSCO:EOG09261AMX), producing the protein MTTPLDFKLPIPPPRAALSAHTALDADDEAFISPAHTPAGSPSKSQFPPGAHDLPHVFESRLKLLPTQGQQSPSRPVHHDPFASPDTKAGALGPGKENTSPAQRPQPQSTQSFINQAAASRQEPYRQRDDPSPTRHSKTIGGGLTPEQLEKLQKPSVKRLANVTQLYFLDYYYDLLSYIHNRQKRLQAFKTHNPPPTPSSPTTDADQYDELWKQYLGRERANLRQRRTRLRHGDFQILTQIGQGGYGQVYLASKKDTREICALKVMSKKLLFKLDEVRHVLTERDILTNAKSEWLTRLLYSFQDDTSIYLAMEYVPGGDFRTLLNNTGVLHNRHARFYISEMFLCVDALHQLGYIHRDLKPENFLIDGTGHVKLTDFGLAAGFLAPAKIESMRIRLEEAGNIPAHAIPFGRPMEERSLKERREGYRSLRERDVNYAKSIVGSPDYMAPEVLKGDEYDFTVDYWSLGCMLFEALAGYPPFAGASVDETWQNLKRWQHVLRKPEYEDPNYFLSRRTWDLITRLISGKQNRLRGIKQVQSHDYFREVAWDRLRQERAPFVPELDSDTDAGYFDDFGSEKDMAKYKEVLEKQEALERMADRGGEMGRSLFVGFTFRHRKPATDDNGAPSSPRKPLTDINENFGTMF; encoded by the exons ATGACGACTCCGCTCGACTTCAAACTCCCAATCCCTCCGCCGCGTGCGGCGCTGAGCGCCCATACAGCTCTCGACGCCGACGACGAAGCGTTCATATCCCCGGCACATACTCCGGCAGGCAGCCCTTCCAAATCTCAATTCCCGCCAGGTGCCCACGATCTCCCCCATGTCTTCGAAAGTCGATTGAAACTCCTTCCTACCCAGGGCCAGCAATCTCCCTCGCGCCCTGTCCACCACGACCCCTTCGCCTCTCCCGATACCAAGGCCGGTGCGCTAGGGCCAGGGAAGGAGAACACGTCCCCAGCACAACGCCCCCAGCCGCAGTCGACACAGAGCTTCATAAACCAGGCTGCCGCGAGTAGGCAGGAGCCATATCGCCAGCGCGATGACCCTTCGCCCACGCGTCACAGCAAGACGATTGGCGGCGGCCTCACACCAGAGCAGCTTGAGAAGCTGCAAAAGCCCAGCGTCAAGAGACTGGCCAACGTCACACAGCTCTACTTTCTCGACTACTACTACGATCTGCTGTCGTACATCCACAACCGCCAAAAGCGCCTCCAGGCATTCAAAACCCATAACCCGCCGCCCACACCTTCCAGCCCTACTACGGACGCGGATCAGTATGACGAGCTATGGAAGCAGTATCTTGGCCGCGAGAGGGCGAATCTCCGCCAGCGCAGAACGCGCCTGCGACATGGCGACTTCCAAATCTTGACGCAGATCGGGCAGGGTGGCTATGGTCAGGTCTACTTGGCATCGAAAAAGGACACACGCGAGATCTGTGCGCTCAAGGTGATGAGCAAGAAGTTGCTGTTCAAGCTCGACGAAGTACGCCACGTGCTTACGGAGCGCGATATTCTCACCAATGCCAAGAGCGAGTGGCTCACTCGCCTGCTATACTCGTTCCAAGACGATACGAGCATCTACCTCGCCATGGAATACGTGCCGGGAGGAGACTTTCGTACGCTGCTCAACAATACCGGCGTGCTGCACAACCGCCATGCTCGATTCTACATCTCCGAAATGTTCCTGTGCGTGGACGCACTGCATCAGCTTGGCTACATTCACCGTGACCTGAAGCCAGAGAACTTCTTGATCGACGGCACCGGGCATGTCAAACTCACGGACTTTggtcttgctgctggctTCCTGGCCCCTGCCAAGATCGAGAGCATGCGAATTCGGCTGGAGGAAGCGGGTAACATACCCGCCCACGCAATCCCATTCGGGAGACCCATGGAAGAGCGCTCGCTGAAGGAGCGTCGAGAGGGCTACCGGTCTCTGCGTGAACGTGATGTGAATTACGCCAAGTCGATTGTGGGTTCTCCGGACTACATGGCGCCTGAGGTTCTGAAGGGAGACGAGTACGATTTCACAGTCGACTACTGGTCTCTAGGATGCATGCTCTTCGAGGCTCTAGCCGGCTATCCGCCTTTCGCTGGAGCTTCTGTCGATGAGACATGGCAAAATCTGAAGCGCTGGCAACATGTGCTGCGGAAGCCGGAGTACGAAGATCCGAACTACTTCTTGTCGCGCCGCACATGGGACCTCATCACGAGACTTATCAGCGGGAAGCAGAACAGACTCCGCGGTATCAAGCAGGTCCAGAGCCATGACTACTTCCGTGAAGTTGCGTGGGACCGTCTGCGTCAAGAACGCGCGCCATTCGTGCCAGAACTTGACTCGGACACAGACGCAGGCTACTTCGATGATTTCGGAAGCGAGAAAGACATGGCGAAGTACAAGGAGGTtctggagaagcaggaggCGCTAGAGCGCATGGCAGATCGGGGTGGCGAAATGGGTCGTTCCCTCTTTGTGGGCTTCACGTTCAG GCATCGAAAGCCGGCTACCGACGACAACGGTGCGCCCAGCAGCCCGCGAAAACCACTGACGGACATCAACGAGAACTTTGGCACTATGTTTTGA